In the Maribacter sp. MJ134 genome, one interval contains:
- the pxpA gene encoding 5-oxoprolinase subunit PxpA: MKHYSIDINCDVGEGVGNEADLFPFISSCSIACGGHAGDYESMKAVVALAKKHHVKIGAHPSYPDKANFGRVSMVISPSLLQESIQKQIADLALICMDEAIALQHIKPHGALYNDIAKDEKLANVFLAAIEIYKTRFKLYVPPGSVVAHRAVEMGFQIVLEAFADRNYRDDLSLVPRKETNALITDPIEVLGHVVMLIKEKCVLTSTGRKTPIVAETFCVHGDTSSAFQILAYLSKELPNHNIFLAK; this comes from the coding sequence ATGAAACATTATTCTATTGACATAAATTGTGATGTGGGCGAGGGTGTTGGTAATGAAGCTGATCTATTTCCTTTTATCTCTTCCTGCAGTATTGCCTGCGGTGGTCATGCCGGGGATTATGAGAGTATGAAAGCCGTTGTTGCGTTAGCAAAAAAACATCATGTAAAAATTGGTGCGCATCCGTCTTATCCTGACAAGGCAAATTTTGGAAGGGTTTCTATGGTGATAAGTCCGTCCCTGCTACAGGAAAGTATCCAGAAACAGATAGCTGACTTAGCTTTGATTTGTATGGATGAAGCAATAGCGCTTCAGCATATAAAACCTCATGGCGCCTTATATAATGATATTGCCAAGGATGAAAAATTGGCAAATGTCTTTTTAGCGGCTATTGAAATATATAAAACGAGGTTCAAACTTTATGTGCCTCCTGGTTCTGTAGTGGCACACCGAGCCGTGGAAATGGGTTTTCAAATTGTACTAGAGGCCTTTGCTGATAGAAATTACAGGGACGATTTAAGTCTTGTGCCTAGAAAAGAAACCAATGCATTAATAACGGACCCCATTGAGGTTTTAGGGCATGTAGTAATGCTTATTAAAGAAAAATGTGTGCTAACAAGCACTGGAAGAAAAACGCCGATTGTTGCTGAAACTTTTTGTGTACACGGCGATACTTCTTCAGCTTTTCAAATATTAGCGTATCTTTCTAAGGAATTACCAAATCATAATATATTTTTAGCCAAGTGA
- a CDS encoding Nramp family divalent metal transporter, with the protein MFKKVGPGVLVAAAFIGPGTVTACILAGVGYGYTLLWAMLLSIIATVVLQEMSARLGIVTQKGLADVIKQELRTPWLRNTVLAIILGAIVIGNAAYEAGNIGGGTLGLEAIFGEAHISYYPLVIGLLAFVLLYLGSYKILEKVFVFLVIIMSLSFVLTAAITQPNMLEVLKGLLVPTVPTDSILTIIALVGTTVVPYNLFLHASLVSEKWKSTADLKAARRDTFVALVLGGLVSICIIISASAIQSTTVNDVMDMAKGLEPLYGSAAKYFMGIGLFAAGITSAITAPLAAAYVANSCFGWKADLKNIKFRLVWMLILGLGVFFLSFGIKPIEIIKFAQIANGILLPVIAVFLLWVVNRVSVMGTYKNTKFQNIIGIVILALSILLGAKSILKVFGLL; encoded by the coding sequence ATGTTCAAGAAAGTTGGTCCGGGAGTCCTGGTAGCTGCGGCTTTTATTGGCCCGGGTACGGTTACCGCTTGTATTCTTGCAGGGGTAGGCTATGGCTATACCTTATTGTGGGCAATGCTGTTATCCATCATAGCAACGGTGGTGCTGCAGGAAATGTCCGCGCGTTTGGGCATTGTCACCCAAAAGGGACTGGCCGATGTCATTAAGCAGGAATTAAGGACACCATGGTTGCGGAATACCGTACTGGCCATTATCCTTGGGGCTATTGTTATTGGTAATGCCGCCTATGAAGCTGGTAATATCGGAGGTGGAACATTAGGCTTGGAAGCTATTTTTGGGGAAGCTCATATTTCATACTATCCCCTGGTCATTGGATTGCTGGCCTTTGTACTGTTATATCTTGGTAGTTATAAGATTTTGGAAAAGGTATTTGTCTTTCTTGTGATTATAATGAGTTTGTCCTTTGTGCTAACCGCGGCGATAACCCAACCTAATATGCTAGAAGTATTGAAAGGCTTACTAGTACCTACCGTACCTACTGATAGTATCTTAACCATTATCGCCTTGGTAGGAACTACCGTGGTGCCTTACAACCTATTTTTACATGCGTCCTTGGTCAGCGAAAAGTGGAAAAGCACGGCCGACCTTAAAGCGGCAAGAAGGGATACTTTTGTGGCATTGGTTCTGGGCGGATTGGTGTCTATTTGTATTATTATATCCGCTTCGGCCATTCAGAGTACAACGGTGAACGACGTTATGGATATGGCGAAGGGACTTGAACCATTGTATGGTTCTGCTGCCAAATACTTTATGGGTATTGGTCTGTTCGCCGCAGGTATAACCTCTGCCATAACCGCGCCATTAGCGGCTGCATATGTTGCCAATAGTTGTTTTGGATGGAAGGCCGATTTGAAAAATATTAAATTTAGATTGGTATGGATGCTTATCTTAGGTCTGGGCGTATTTTTTCTTTCATTTGGTATAAAACCTATTGAGATTATAAAATTCGCACAGATTGCCAATGGTATTCTTCTTCCGGTAATAGCAGTATTCCTTTTATGGGTGGTTAATAGGGTTTCGGTAATGGGAACGTATAAGAATACCAAATTTCAGAATATCATCGGGATAGTGATTTTGGCGCTCTCTATTTTACTTGGTGCAAAGAGTATATTAAAGGTATTTGGGTTGTTGTAA
- a CDS encoding DUF2891 domain-containing protein codes for MRQFILLLLFTTTLLIGCKNEVKTELAQSTTHNPPTLTLEEANRLATLPLECISIEYPNKLNQSLNDKSFIEEPSELHPAFYGCYDWHSAVHGHWSLISLLKQFPNLNEADKIREKLAASLSEANIALEVAYFKIPGNASFERTYGWAWILKLAEELHTWDDPLARDLAQNLQPLTDLMVQSYLDFLPKLNYPIRVGEHSNSAFGLSFALDYAETLNNTSLKEAIERTVKRFYVNDNTMGGCPLEWEPSGFDFLSPCLEEAYLVSRVYELENFKIWFDAFLPQLTNPKFELAPGKILDRTDGKLVHLDGLNFSRAWCLYGIAEALPEYAHLKEIAKQHITYSLPNIVDDNYGGTHWLGSFAIYALNNTK; via the coding sequence ATGCGCCAATTCATACTTTTATTACTATTCACGACGACTTTATTGATAGGTTGTAAAAATGAGGTAAAAACCGAACTTGCTCAAAGCACAACACATAATCCCCCCACGCTAACCCTTGAAGAGGCAAATCGCTTGGCTACACTTCCTTTGGAATGTATCTCAATTGAGTATCCGAATAAATTGAATCAATCTTTAAACGATAAATCTTTTATTGAGGAGCCTAGTGAGTTGCATCCGGCGTTTTATGGTTGCTATGATTGGCATTCTGCCGTTCATGGGCATTGGTCCTTGATTTCGCTTCTAAAACAATTCCCTAATTTGAATGAAGCCGATAAAATCCGTGAGAAATTAGCGGCCTCACTTTCAGAAGCTAATATCGCATTGGAAGTAGCGTACTTCAAAATTCCCGGCAACGCTTCCTTTGAACGAACGTATGGATGGGCATGGATACTGAAGTTAGCAGAAGAACTGCATACTTGGGATGACCCATTGGCAAGAGACTTAGCGCAAAATTTACAACCGCTTACAGATTTAATGGTACAATCTTATTTGGATTTTCTGCCCAAACTGAATTATCCTATTCGTGTGGGAGAACATTCCAATTCAGCCTTCGGGCTTTCTTTTGCTCTAGATTATGCGGAAACTTTGAACAACACTAGCTTAAAGGAAGCCATTGAGCGAACGGTAAAACGGTTTTACGTCAACGATAATACTATGGGCGGTTGTCCTTTAGAATGGGAACCAAGCGGTTTTGATTTCTTGTCCCCTTGTTTAGAGGAAGCGTATTTGGTCAGTAGGGTTTATGAGCTGGAGAATTTTAAAATTTGGTTCGATGCTTTCCTTCCACAATTGACCAACCCAAAATTCGAGTTGGCCCCAGGAAAAATATTAGATAGAACCGATGGTAAATTGGTGCATTTAGACGGACTCAATTTTAGCAGAGCTTGGTGTTTGTATGGAATTGCGGAAGCATTACCGGAATACGCACACCTCAAAGAAATCGCAAAGCAACATATAACATATTCATTACCGAATATCGTAGATGATAATTATGGAGGTACCCATTGGTTAGGTTCCTTCGCCATCTATGCCCTAAATAACACCAAATAG
- a CDS encoding pyridoxal phosphate-dependent aminotransferase: MKNIDRRQWLKTAGLSGSFTFLGGLPALARDSPQHITTEGGRIAKLNSNENPYGPSKAVRKAIVNSFDKACRYPSLVYKPLIAQIAEKEGVPTEYIVLTGGSTEGLKAAGLAYGSQGKEIIAADPTFQSMLTYAENFKGYVHRVPVDESMGHDLKEMERRMNSKTGLVFICNPNNPTGTLLDKNVLRDFCIATSKKAMVFSDEAYYDFITEPDYPSMITLVKEGMDVIVSKTFSKVFGMAGLRIGYLVARPEIADTLKKHVMAMTNLLAIEAAKEALTDDEFYKFSIAKNAEAKAAIYKTLNDLGLDYVESHTNFVFFKTGRPIDEMITAMEQENVLIGRPFPPFYKWARISTGTMEDMVLFDKALRKVMG; the protein is encoded by the coding sequence ATGAAAAATATAGATCGAAGACAATGGCTAAAAACTGCCGGTTTATCCGGCAGTTTTACTTTTTTAGGAGGTTTGCCTGCGCTGGCAAGGGACTCACCACAACACATTACTACAGAAGGAGGAAGAATTGCAAAACTGAATTCTAACGAAAATCCGTATGGACCATCCAAAGCCGTCCGTAAGGCTATTGTCAATTCCTTTGATAAAGCCTGTAGATACCCCTCGCTGGTGTACAAACCGCTCATTGCACAAATCGCTGAAAAAGAAGGCGTACCAACCGAATACATCGTTTTAACGGGAGGCTCTACGGAAGGCTTAAAAGCTGCGGGGCTGGCGTACGGTAGCCAAGGAAAGGAAATCATAGCGGCAGACCCTACCTTCCAGTCCATGCTTACCTATGCTGAGAATTTTAAAGGCTACGTGCACCGTGTTCCTGTAGATGAAAGCATGGGCCACGATTTAAAAGAAATGGAGCGCCGTATGAACTCCAAAACCGGTTTGGTCTTTATTTGTAACCCCAACAACCCCACAGGGACTTTATTGGATAAGAATGTCCTTCGCGATTTCTGTATCGCCACCAGTAAAAAAGCTATGGTCTTTAGCGATGAGGCCTACTACGATTTTATAACCGAGCCCGATTATCCTTCCATGATAACGTTGGTCAAAGAAGGTATGGACGTTATTGTTTCCAAGACCTTTTCCAAAGTATTTGGCATGGCCGGTCTGCGCATTGGTTATCTCGTGGCACGGCCGGAAATTGCGGATACCTTAAAAAAACATGTCATGGCCATGACCAACCTTTTGGCCATCGAAGCGGCCAAAGAAGCCTTAACGGATGATGAATTCTATAAATTTAGTATCGCCAAAAATGCAGAAGCCAAAGCCGCTATTTACAAAACCCTAAATGACTTGGGCTTAGACTATGTGGAGTCCCATACCAATTTTGTATTCTTTAAAACGGGAAGACCTATTGATGAAATGATTACTGCCATGGAACAAGAAAATGTACTTATCGGTAGGCCCTTCCCTCCTTTCTACAAGTGGGCGCGTATAAGTACCGGAACTATGGAAGATATGGTATTGTTTGATAAAGCACTGCGAAAGGTGATGGGGTAA
- a CDS encoding DUF4440 domain-containing protein, which yields MRTTKIYIVLLLTISVTLAHAHTKKSKSNSSVAILNDSLRIAELNHFWAEVSRTVAEGDFEDYAAAYHEDAVVVFTTGANKTSVSIAKALANWKPGFIDTKAGKTANSVSFRFSQRVGSETTAHETGIFAFQSKDGTGKTSPKQYVHFDALLIKRDTTWLMVMEYQKTRATEAEWNLLE from the coding sequence ATGAGAACAACTAAAATCTATATCGTCCTACTGCTGACCATAAGCGTTACACTTGCGCATGCACATACAAAAAAAAGCAAGAGCAACAGTAGTGTAGCAATCTTAAATGATTCATTACGCATAGCGGAACTGAATCACTTTTGGGCAGAAGTTTCAAGAACGGTAGCGGAGGGAGATTTTGAAGACTATGCCGCCGCCTACCATGAAGATGCGGTCGTTGTCTTTACCACTGGTGCAAACAAAACCTCTGTTTCCATTGCTAAAGCACTAGCGAACTGGAAACCAGGTTTTATAGACACCAAAGCTGGTAAAACAGCAAATAGTGTGTCATTCCGTTTTTCACAGCGTGTAGGCAGCGAAACAACGGCCCACGAAACTGGAATTTTTGCCTTTCAATCCAAAGATGGCACTGGTAAGACAAGTCCAAAGCAATATGTGCATTTTGATGCCTTGCTTATTAAACGTGATACCACGTGGTTAATGGTCATGGAATATCAAAAAACCAGAGCAACCGAAGCGGAGTGGAATCTTTTGGAATAG
- a CDS encoding YifB family Mg chelatase-like AAA ATPase: MLTKVYGSAVFGVEATTITVEVNVDKGVGYHLVGLPDNAIKESNYRIAAALQNNGYKIPGKKITINMAPADLRKEGSAYDLTLALGILSASSQIQSEEIEQYIIMGELSLDGSLQPIKGALPIAIKAQEEGFKGFILPSQNAKEAAIVGDLKVYGVDNIKQVLEFFDQGTPLEQTIIDTRAEFYKSLDFPEFDFSDVKGQESIKRCMEIAAAGGHNIILIGPPGAGKTMLAKRLPSILPPMTLQEALETTKIHSVVGKIKNMGLMNQRPFRSPHHTISDVALVGGGAYPQPGEISLSHNGVLFLDELPEFKRGVLEVMRQPLEDREVTISRARFTVTYPSSFMLVASMNPSPGGYFNDPDAPVTSSPAEMQRYLSKISGPLLDRIDIHIEVTPVPFEKLSEDRKGESSVDIRKRVTAAREIQTTRFKTLENVHYNAQMSTKQIREFCSLDVASKALLKNAMERLNLSARAYDRILKVARTIADLASDEALNGNHISEAIQYRSLDREGWLG; encoded by the coding sequence ATGCTTACAAAGGTTTATGGTAGCGCTGTTTTTGGTGTGGAGGCCACAACGATAACCGTCGAGGTCAATGTGGATAAGGGCGTTGGATACCATTTAGTTGGTCTGCCGGACAATGCTATCAAGGAAAGTAACTACAGAATAGCGGCCGCACTACAGAATAACGGATACAAGATTCCCGGAAAGAAAATAACCATTAATATGGCTCCGGCAGACCTCCGAAAAGAAGGTTCTGCTTATGATTTAACCTTAGCCCTGGGTATTTTATCCGCCTCTAGTCAAATTCAATCTGAAGAAATTGAGCAGTATATCATTATGGGAGAACTATCCTTAGATGGTAGTCTGCAGCCCATAAAAGGAGCCTTGCCCATTGCTATAAAGGCACAAGAAGAAGGTTTTAAGGGATTTATTCTGCCTAGTCAGAATGCCAAGGAGGCCGCCATTGTGGGCGATTTAAAAGTATATGGTGTAGATAATATTAAACAGGTGCTTGAGTTTTTTGACCAAGGCACGCCTTTGGAACAGACCATTATCGATACTAGGGCTGAATTTTATAAAAGTTTGGATTTTCCTGAGTTCGATTTTTCGGACGTTAAGGGACAAGAGAGCATAAAGCGCTGTATGGAGATTGCCGCCGCAGGCGGACATAATATTATTTTAATCGGTCCGCCAGGTGCTGGCAAGACCATGCTGGCAAAACGCCTGCCTTCCATTTTACCACCTATGACCTTACAAGAGGCTTTGGAAACCACCAAAATACATAGCGTTGTCGGTAAAATAAAAAATATGGGCCTGATGAACCAGCGCCCGTTCCGGAGTCCGCACCATACTATTTCGGATGTGGCTCTGGTAGGAGGAGGAGCGTATCCGCAGCCGGGAGAAATATCCTTATCACATAACGGGGTGTTGTTTTTGGATGAATTGCCCGAATTTAAGCGAGGTGTTTTAGAAGTAATGCGTCAGCCCTTGGAAGATAGGGAAGTAACCATTTCCAGGGCACGTTTTACGGTAACCTATCCTAGTAGTTTTATGCTGGTCGCCAGTATGAACCCCAGTCCCGGAGGTTATTTTAACGACCCAGACGCGCCTGTAACTTCTTCTCCGGCAGAGATGCAACGTTATCTGAGCAAGATATCCGGACCTTTATTGGACCGTATCGATATTCATATTGAAGTAACACCCGTACCTTTTGAGAAACTATCGGAGGATAGAAAAGGAGAAAGTAGTGTGGACATCCGTAAACGTGTTACGGCCGCTAGGGAAATTCAAACCACACGTTTTAAAACCCTAGAAAACGTGCATTACAACGCGCAGATGAGCACCAAACAGATTCGGGAATTCTGTTCGCTGGACGTAGCTTCGAAAGCATTGCTTAAAAATGCTATGGAGCGTTTAAACCTTTCTGCACGTGCCTATGACCGTATCTTAAAAGTAGCCCGTACCATTGCCGATTTGGCCAGTGACGAAGCATTAAACGGAAATCACATCAGTGAGGCCATACAATACCGTAGTTTGGATAGGGAAGGTTGGTTGGGGTGA
- a CDS encoding penicillin acylase family protein — translation MKILKKITLFLLGLLLVVLIIGVVGIQILKPDYSGKKLLSSLEDEVEVYYDDYGIPHIYGKTDLDAFRALGFVHAQDRLWQMELLRRVGSGRLSEVFGKDLIETDKFFLNLGIDEASKKTVAAVDRNKKSIQLAEAYLDGINQFIAEGPTPIEFYLTGIDKTEFSLEDVYNTMGYMAFSFAMAHKTDPLLTNINNKLGPAYLTDLEIMSSADLEWIKNYEPSSKDSVQNTITASVTKALEKLDLPMFEGSNSWVIGPEKTKNAKVILANDPHIGFSQPSVWYEAHLETPTYSKYGYHMAGIPFALLGHNRDLAFGITMFENDDIDFYYEENNPENENQYATENGWEDYELITKTIKVKDTVELTYTYKKSIHGPLLNGVPALVKYERPIAMSWIYTQMENKGLDAFYEMGTASNVTEFKKALPKLHAPGLNIMYGDAENNIGWFATAQLYTIADSVQTKMVFDNDTGLAVQKTLLDFSENPQAVNPPWNYVYSANNQPDSIAGMLYPGYYLPENRGKRIVDLLEPKDDWDIASASEMILDVTSSVDPLVVKDFTKLMDVSSLNDIELKALDLLGQWQGDYPLESVAGTIYTRWVYYFLKNIFHDELGDELFQQFLATHLHKRVIAPMAAKPNSVWWDNVTTTDKVETQKDIVVDAFKKAIVSLNSDFGSDSSKWTWNKVHTLEHPHPIGQVAALRSFFNVGPFPISGTREVINNMYFGYDGEGFYETTSGPSTRRIIDFSDIENSLSILPTGQSGNPFSAYYRDQAELYNQGMFRKMLMNEAEIKNSKEILIFRPKE, via the coding sequence ATGAAAATTTTAAAGAAAATAACACTCTTTTTGTTAGGACTGCTTTTGGTTGTCCTCATAATCGGAGTGGTAGGCATTCAAATCCTTAAACCGGATTATTCTGGAAAAAAGCTGCTATCAAGTCTTGAAGACGAGGTAGAAGTATATTATGATGACTATGGGATACCACACATTTACGGTAAAACAGATTTGGATGCTTTTCGTGCCCTAGGTTTTGTACATGCTCAAGATAGGCTCTGGCAGATGGAACTACTCAGAAGAGTGGGAAGTGGTAGGTTGTCGGAAGTTTTTGGAAAGGACCTTATTGAAACGGATAAGTTTTTTCTCAATCTTGGTATAGATGAAGCATCAAAAAAAACCGTGGCCGCTGTCGATAGAAACAAAAAATCCATACAACTGGCGGAAGCATATCTTGATGGAATAAACCAGTTTATTGCAGAAGGACCCACACCCATTGAATTTTATTTAACGGGCATTGATAAAACCGAATTTTCATTAGAGGATGTCTATAATACCATGGGTTACATGGCCTTTAGTTTTGCGATGGCCCATAAAACGGACCCGCTGCTAACCAATATTAACAATAAATTAGGGCCAGCTTATCTAACCGATTTAGAGATAATGAGTAGCGCGGATTTAGAATGGATTAAGAACTACGAACCTTCTTCTAAAGATTCCGTTCAAAACACGATTACAGCATCGGTAACAAAGGCGCTAGAAAAGTTAGACTTGCCCATGTTCGAAGGAAGTAATAGCTGGGTCATAGGCCCTGAGAAAACGAAAAATGCTAAGGTGATTTTGGCGAATGACCCTCATATAGGTTTTTCGCAACCTTCTGTTTGGTACGAGGCTCATCTGGAAACACCAACATACTCCAAATATGGATATCATATGGCGGGAATTCCCTTTGCATTATTAGGTCACAATAGAGATCTTGCCTTTGGCATCACCATGTTCGAAAACGATGATATCGATTTTTATTATGAAGAAAATAATCCCGAAAATGAGAATCAATATGCCACCGAAAATGGCTGGGAAGATTATGAGCTTATTACCAAAACTATAAAAGTTAAGGATACGGTCGAGCTCACGTATACCTATAAGAAATCCATTCATGGACCACTTTTGAACGGTGTTCCGGCCCTTGTAAAATATGAGCGACCTATAGCCATGTCATGGATATACACCCAAATGGAAAATAAGGGATTGGATGCTTTTTATGAAATGGGTACGGCTTCCAACGTAACTGAATTCAAAAAAGCGCTTCCAAAATTGCATGCTCCCGGTTTGAACATTATGTACGGCGATGCCGAGAATAATATTGGCTGGTTCGCTACGGCACAACTATATACCATTGCTGATAGTGTGCAGACAAAAATGGTATTTGATAATGATACAGGGCTAGCCGTACAAAAAACACTATTGGATTTTTCAGAAAATCCACAAGCTGTAAATCCCCCATGGAACTATGTTTATTCGGCTAACAATCAGCCAGATTCTATTGCGGGTATGTTATATCCAGGGTATTATTTACCGGAGAATAGAGGTAAAAGAATCGTAGACCTGTTGGAACCTAAGGATGATTGGGATATTGCTTCGGCAAGTGAAATGATTTTGGATGTAACATCATCGGTAGACCCTCTAGTGGTGAAGGATTTTACCAAATTAATGGATGTTTCTAGCCTGAACGATATTGAATTGAAAGCACTGGATTTATTAGGACAATGGCAAGGGGATTATCCTTTGGAAAGTGTTGCCGGTACCATTTATACCCGATGGGTGTATTACTTCTTAAAAAATATTTTCCACGACGAATTAGGGGATGAGCTGTTTCAACAATTCTTGGCGACGCACCTTCATAAAAGGGTAATTGCCCCAATGGCGGCCAAACCAAATTCTGTTTGGTGGGACAATGTTACAACGACTGACAAAGTAGAAACTCAAAAAGATATTGTGGTGGATGCTTTCAAAAAAGCGATTGTATCCTTGAATTCGGATTTTGGTTCTGATAGCTCCAAATGGACCTGGAATAAGGTGCACACCTTGGAACATCCACACCCTATCGGTCAGGTTGCCGCTTTACGGTCATTTTTCAATGTAGGCCCATTTCCCATAAGCGGAACGCGTGAGGTCATCAACAATATGTATTTCGGTTATGATGGGGAAGGATTCTATGAAACGACAAGCGGACCATCTACAAGACGTATCATAGACTTTTCAGATATCGAAAATAGCTTAAGTATTTTACCTACGGGACAATCTGGAAATCCATTTAGTGCGTATTACCGGGACCAAGCAGAATTATATAATCAGGGAATGTTCCGAAAAATGCTCATGAACGAGGCCGAAATTAAGAACTCTAAAGAAATTCTTATTTTTAGGCCAAAGGAGTAA
- a CDS encoding protein-disulfide reductase DsbD family protein: MRYLIFSVFFLLTSFFVVGQDDENPVIWSKEVKQISDTEYDLILKGAIHEGWHIFSQFTAEGGSLPSTFTFKGAGEAYRLIGKTKESETVEEYSEIFEVAETFFKNEAIFTQRIQVLNANTKQVQVNLFYQICKEVCIPADEDFIFSLDGSAISKETVALDEKSKELGAKLRLDLKNKVLLTQGQESISTSSSLWVLFALGFLGGLIALLTPCVFPMIPLTVSFFTKHSQKKSKGIANALLYGFFIVLIYFLLSLPFHLFDSVDSQILNTIATNVWLNLAFFAIFIFFAFSFFGYYELTLPSSWANKMDAASSKVGGALGIFFMAVTLAIVSFSCTGPILGGLLGGTTLAEGDVAINLTAGMTGFGAALALPFMLFALFPAWLNSLPKSGGWMTTVKVVLGFLEIGLALKFLSNADLVGHWGILKREIFLAIWIALGLLLTLYLFGIFRFPHDGPKQKLSLGRKITGILSAVFTIYLMLGLTNMTNLKLLSGFPPPEFYSVFEQESDCPFGIDCFKDFESGLAFAKEKNKPILLDFTGWACVNCRKMEENVWSEPDIYPILKNDYVLISLYVDDRKELPVEEQFKFQYDSGRVKEITNIAQKWGTFQDVNFNAVSQPFYVLLSPDLKVLNTSIQNTDAETYRIWLLEGLRNFKE; this comes from the coding sequence ATGAGGTATTTAATTTTTAGTGTTTTCTTTTTGTTGACATCGTTCTTCGTTGTCGGTCAGGATGATGAAAACCCTGTAATTTGGAGCAAGGAGGTAAAGCAAATATCGGACACCGAGTACGATTTGATTCTCAAAGGAGCTATTCATGAGGGCTGGCATATTTTTTCTCAGTTTACCGCTGAGGGTGGTTCATTGCCAAGCACCTTTACCTTTAAGGGAGCCGGTGAAGCTTACCGACTTATAGGCAAAACTAAGGAAAGTGAAACGGTAGAGGAGTACAGTGAAATTTTTGAGGTAGCGGAAACTTTTTTTAAAAATGAGGCCATTTTCACCCAAAGAATACAGGTGCTTAATGCCAATACAAAACAGGTTCAGGTAAATCTTTTTTATCAAATCTGTAAGGAGGTCTGTATTCCAGCAGATGAAGATTTTATCTTTTCCCTGGATGGTTCCGCCATTTCAAAAGAGACTGTTGCTCTGGATGAAAAGAGCAAAGAATTAGGGGCCAAACTACGATTAGATTTAAAGAATAAGGTATTACTGACTCAAGGTCAGGAGAGCATAAGCACAAGTTCTAGTCTGTGGGTATTGTTCGCTCTAGGGTTTTTAGGTGGTTTAATCGCATTGTTAACCCCGTGCGTCTTTCCTATGATACCTTTAACGGTTTCCTTCTTTACAAAACATTCTCAAAAAAAATCGAAAGGAATAGCCAATGCGCTTTTGTACGGATTTTTCATTGTCCTTATTTATTTCTTACTAAGCCTACCCTTTCATTTATTCGATTCTGTAGACTCACAAATACTGAATACGATTGCGACCAATGTATGGCTTAACCTGGCGTTCTTTGCAATTTTTATCTTTTTTGCCTTTTCGTTTTTTGGTTACTACGAACTCACTTTGCCTAGTTCTTGGGCTAATAAAATGGATGCCGCGTCCAGTAAAGTAGGGGGTGCTCTGGGTATATTTTTCATGGCCGTAACCTTGGCCATAGTTTCCTTCTCCTGCACGGGCCCCATCCTTGGTGGACTTCTAGGAGGTACCACTTTAGCAGAGGGTGATGTAGCGATAAACCTTACCGCCGGCATGACCGGGTTTGGTGCGGCACTCGCGCTGCCTTTTATGTTATTTGCGCTCTTTCCGGCTTGGTTAAATTCCTTGCCAAAATCCGGTGGCTGGATGACAACAGTGAAAGTAGTACTCGGATTTTTAGAGATAGGGCTTGCCCTTAAATTCTTGTCCAATGCCGATTTGGTGGGGCATTGGGGCATTCTAAAAAGAGAAATCTTTCTGGCCATTTGGATTGCATTAGGTTTGCTTTTGACGCTCTATTTGTTCGGTATTTTTCGTTTTCCGCACGATGGACCAAAACAGAAGCTATCCTTAGGAAGGAAAATTACCGGAATTCTAAGTGCCGTTTTCACGATATATCTGATGTTGGGTCTTACGAATATGACCAATTTAAAATTGCTGAGCGGATTTCCTCCGCCTGAATTCTACAGCGTTTTTGAACAGGAAAGTGATTGTCCTTTCGGAATCGATTGCTTCAAGGATTTTGAAAGTGGTCTCGCCTTTGCAAAAGAAAAAAATAAGCCCATATTACTAGATTTTACGGGATGGGCTTGTGTAAACTGTCGTAAGATGGAAGAAAACGTTTGGAGCGAGCCGGATATCTATCCAATCCTTAAAAATGATTATGTGCTTATTTCCTTATATGTGGATGATAGAAAAGAATTACCCGTGGAAGAGCAGTTCAAATTTCAATATGATTCTGGTCGTGTTAAGGAGATTACGAATATCGCACAAAAATGGGGGACTTTTCAGGACGTGAATTTTAATGCGGTATCACAACCGTTCTATGTACTTCTTTCACCCGATTTAAAGGTATTGAATACGTCCATCCAAAATACCGATGCGGAAACGTACCGTATCTGGCTACTAGAAGGATTACGAAATTTTAAGGAATAA